In the Triticum aestivum cultivar Chinese Spring chromosome 2B, IWGSC CS RefSeq v2.1, whole genome shotgun sequence genome, GCCGTCTGGCACCATGGTGATGACAACGGCATAATGGCTTTGTAAGGTGAATTCGTTGATCGCTCCTTAAGGTGGGGCAGCGGCCGATTCTAGAGCGCGCGCATGCGGTGCGTGCAGAGGGTCTGATAGACCGGTTGGTACTGTCGGCTTGCCGTTGGGCGGCTTGATGAGGTCACCTGATTAGATTGTGTATGATGATGCGAGGTGAAGTTACATCATCAACCTTGTAGGTGTAGTGACAATGGTTGTCAAGCAGGTGGTTTTGGGTTGATTCATGTATTTATTTTTATCAAATCCCATTGAATAATATAATAAAAATAAATGTATTCATCGTTTCATGCTAATTCTCCTTTCTGAAAAAAAAATTTACTGAAGAAAGTGTCCATGGAAAGCGGTACTAGTAAAGATCAGCTGTACGCCTGTACCGAAAGGTGTAGTGCAAATGCACGGGGGGTGGATTGGATGGTCGTGCCCGTGGACGGACCGGACGAGCTGTTGCAAACACAGGACCAATTATTCATTCACTCACATCGACCATTATTGTTGTGGATCGATTTCCTTGGATATAGGCACATTGATTGTTGCTCCGGCTCGATCCATCGGCCGAACCTCCTTCCTTCTTTATAAAAGCTTGCCAACTAATGACAGACAGTGGGTGCAGTGCATGATCTCCGATCTGCCGCTGTGTGTCCAACTGCAACCATcttgctcttcttccttttgtttttgttCCATCGTCGGAGAGTTATGCTCGGCAAGTACGCCTGCCTAAGTAAACAGGCGCGCACGCATTGACGCCTTCTTCATGATTCGCTGGGATTTGggggcagcaacagcagcagctgcAGCTGCAACCAGGATCTTGGCCGGGGACAGCCCGATGTGCCGCCAACACACGTCCATGTTCCCGTTGCTTTCACAGAAAACTCTTCTTCTTTTTGCGTCGTGGAAAAGTCGTACCAAGGCGTAACAAACTGACGTGACACTTGACATGACATTTACAGTGGCCAATGCGTGTTACTGCCCGAAGATCATGCTCGTGATTCCACTCCATTTCATGGCAAATTCAGAACACTTTCTCTTTACCGTTTCCATGCAGGGGAAGTACTATAGTACTAGTAGCACAAAGGCAGCTGTTTTCTTCGGGTAAATGATTGTTAATTAGGTGACGCGCGCACGATCGCAACAAAATCAACCCCATGATGATGTAATTACATACTCTGTCTGTCCGAACCAGTAGTGCCTCTCCTATCGCCAGCATCCCTCAACACACGCAGCTAATCCAAAGAATTCGTAACAAGGAAGAAGAAtcaagaaattcatgaaacttcaaAAAAAAAGTAGAAAGCACACGGTGGTAAATAAGTAATGCCCTAAAGACACACGCAAGAAGACAAGATTCTCTTTTCTTCAGAATCTTCTTCCGTAAATTACCGAACGGTCGCCATGCTGGGTGACACGAACCGAGGCGATCGAGCCTCAGCTCTCTCGGATCGACCCGGCCGGCTTGAGCGGCCGATCGTCGGCCTCATCGACCGAGATGCTCCGACCAGGCCGTGGCATCGACGACGCCGACCCCGGGTCGGCGAGCTCCTGGATGCGGACGACGATCTCCGGCATCGCCGGTCGCTGGTCGGGCACCGGCACGGTGCAGTCCATGGCCAGCCGCAGCATCTCCACCATCTCCTCCTCCGCGCCCGGGTGCCTCAGCAGCTCCGTGTCGAACACCTCGGACGTCCACTCCTCGCGCACAACGGACCGCGCCCACCGCGGGAGGTCCACGCCCTCGTCGTGCAGCACGGCGTTCGTCGGCGCCTTCCCCGTCAGCATCTCCAGGAGTAGCAccccgaagctgtacacgtcggCCTTCTGCGAGAGCCGCCGCGGGTCGGCGACCACCTCGGGGGCGCGGTAGCCCGCCACGCGCATCGACGGCGCGCCGGCGGGGCCGACGAGGCTCGCCAGGCCGTGGTCGGCCACACGCGCGTCCACCGACCGGCCGAGGAGTATGTTGGACGACTTGATGTTGCCGTGCGCCACCTTGGAGCCCGTCGCGTGGATGTACTCCAGGCCGCGCGCCGAGGCCAGCGCGATCCGCCTCCTCGACTCCCAGCTCAGCGGCGATCGCCCGGCGCCACGGTTGCCTGAAATTCTCACCAGTTCAGAAATTTTGATCCGATTCGGAGCAGGGTTTCGAACCAGAAAACAGAGAGAACCGGACATGAACACTGAGCGTACGTACCGTGAAGCATCGAGGAGAGGCTCCCCGTGGCGACGAACTCGTACACCATGAGCCGCTCGTCCTTGCTGAAGTAGTAGGCCTGCAGGGGCACGACGTTAGGATGGTCCAGCCCACCGATCGCCGCGATCTTGTCCCGGAACTCGCGCTCCGGCAGCGACGTCTCCTTGAGACGCTTCACCGCCACCGcgggcgccgtctccagcgcggcCTTGTACGTGGTACCGTACGTGCCCTTGCCAAGAACCTCGGCGGACGCGCGGAGCAGGTCCTCCAGATCGTACGGCCTCGGCACCCTCCCGAAGAAGAAAAGCTTCTTCCGCCCCACGGAGACGGGGGCGACCGGAGGCGGCATTGAagcgggcggaggcggccgcgcgTCGGAGACCCGAGGAGTGTAGCTATTCGGGCTCATTGCCTCTTTGCTGTGCAGGGCCAGCTCCGCCGCGACGGCGTCCTGGCTGCGGTAGGTTCTTTTTGGCTTGCGGCGCAGGGCGCCACAGGCAATGACCAGAACAGCGGCGATAAGCAGGAAGCCCAAAGCGCAGCCGATCACAATGCCCGCGATGGCACCGCCGGCGAGGTGTCGCCGGCCACGGCCGTTTCCCGCGACCACGGCTTCGGGGGCAACCGTGGGAGGCTGGGACGGTGGTTGGGTAGATGGTGTTCGACACGGTGGGAGGGGCTTGCCACACAGTGTCGTGCCGAGGAAAGATGTGGCGGGCATGCCGCCGAAGCCTTTCGGAACCTCGCCGGTGAGGTCGTTGAAGGAGACGTTAAAAGACAAGAGGGATGGCATGTCGACGTTCGGCAGCTCTTTGGTGAAGAGGTTGCCCTCCAAGAAGAGCAGCTGCAGCTTCCCGCTCTTGGCAATGGCGGGCGGTATTCTCCCGGAGAGCCGGTTTTCAGCGAGATTTAGCTGCGTCAACGCCGGGAGGGAG is a window encoding:
- the LOC123045684 gene encoding probable inactive receptor kinase RLK902 — encoded protein: MPPPVAAALSLLLAVAFGAARGAEDLASDTAALQAFIAPFGSASVSWNASRQTCSWTGVVCSGGRVTGLHLPGDGLRGSVPVGALGGLTRLTVLSLRFNALSGPLPADLASCVKLRVINLQSNHFSGELPAAILSLPALTQLNLAENRLSGRIPPAIAKSGKLQLLFLEGNLFTKELPNVDMPSLLSFNVSFNDLTGEVPKGFGGMPATSFLGTTLCGKPLPPCRTPSTQPPSQPPTVAPEAVVAGNGRGRRHLAGGAIAGIVIGCALGFLLIAAVLVIACGALRRKPKRTYRSQDAVAAELALHSKEAMSPNSYTPRVSDARPPPPASMPPPVAPVSVGRKKLFFFGRVPRPYDLEDLLRASAEVLGKGTYGTTYKAALETAPAVAVKRLKETSLPEREFRDKIAAIGGLDHPNVVPLQAYYFSKDERLMVYEFVATGSLSSMLHGNRGAGRSPLSWESRRRIALASARGLEYIHATGSKVAHGNIKSSNILLGRSVDARVADHGLASLVGPAGAPSMRVAGYRAPEVVADPRRLSQKADVYSFGVLLLEMLTGKAPTNAVLHDEGVDLPRWARSVVREEWTSEVFDTELLRHPGAEEEMVEMLRLAMDCTVPVPDQRPAMPEIVVRIQELADPGSASSMPRPGRSISVDEADDRPLKPAGSIRES